ACTCTGACTGACCTGCCTGCCAGTCTGCAGCTGAACATCATGCACAGTCTTTCTGACGGCAGAGACCTGGTCAGCCTGGGCCAAGTGTGTCTGGAGCTGGGGACCCTCACAGAGGACCGGCTGTTGTGGAAGAAACTCTGCCAGTACCacttcacagacagacaggcatgTAGAAATTTAAGGGAATGCAAACACTTGCGTACGTGGAATGTTCAGATGGCCTTTATGGCATCTGTGATAAAGCTAGCCTGGAAAATGGGAGGCAGTAACCCAGCACCATGCTCAAAAGGCATGCATTTGATAAGTGAGTGAGGGATTCTCACCTATAGGCTAAAGTGGGTTACAGAGAAGCTTTACAGGATagacgcccccccccccccccccccccccaaatgacAAAACTATCCATTAAGGTTTCTAAAAATCTCACTCTGAGTGTGACTAGtattatatgaataaaataaaagcctgaagtatttatttatttattttatttttttgagtaacattttttaaaagcctgTCTTATATTTTAGATCCGGAAGCGGCTGATGGTGTCAGATAAAGGTCACCTggagtggaaaaaaatgtactttaagcTGAGCCgctgctgtcctcacagagagCAATACAGCGACACCCTGCACTTCTGCACACACTGCCACATCCTTTTCTGGAAGGTACTCTGCTTCATTCTCTTTCATTTTGCACTTGATCAGTGTAGATGTGAAACtaaaatgttcttgtttttaaagcagaggggggaaaaaggcaTTATAAATTCAtgcaatgtttcttttttttctttcaggatATAAACCACCCCTGCACAGCCAACAACCCAGAAAGCTGCACCATGTCCCTCTCCCCTCAAGACTTTATCAATCTTTTCAAATTCTGATCCCTCCCACTCACAGACGCCCCGAATCCCGATGATCGGACTGTACATACTGCTGTAcatattgttttctttaatatcACGATTCTTGGATGTATTTTAGAAGAGACTGGAGAGTGCTGAGGCAGCAGGACAGTTATGCAATCAGGTTTCTTTTGAGCGAGCACTGAAAACCCATCAGAGTGGGTTAACTGTGGAAAGCTAGTGGACGTGACGAAGAGCAGTAGTGATGTCGAGGAAATCGGGCTACATGCGAAGGAAATGAAGGGAATACTTAACTGCTGGAGTTCAATCTTagtttaatgtgttttctgaaatTACACTTGCAAAGTAAAAGCACCTTTTGAACTTTAGATTTGAGCACCtttttttggattttgttttttcttttaatcttgtATTTCAGTGGTTTCCAGTAATTGTTCTTCAAAGGAAGAAGAGCGATTTCTTTAAAGTTGTATTTGTTATTGCTCGTATGGGGAGGTGCAGTGTGCTTGGTGTTTAGATGGAGTCTGTACTAATATTCATGTTTGGAACTGGGATGAAGAAAAGTAAATGTTAGGTTGCAGCGGTACCTAAGAGAAAATGAATGTAAGCATGAGTTGTAAATAACCGTTTAGACTGGGTTTGACACGTTGACTCACTGTCAGTCTTTTctattttgatttctttttcacttttataaggattagatttttttttttttcctgttgcagGCGATACAGCCGCAGCACGTGAGTGCAGTATTACCAAAGATTGTTATCAAAGTCAGTGTAACAGTGGTGTGTGCCTTTATCATGAAACTTGAAGCCGTATAGGTACAGCTTGTGCCTTGTTTGCAATGCTTTCAGATCCTaatgctgtttattttattttattttttatcattttaaacatcAAGTGTCTCATTTACAGAAGGGTTAAGCTCTGAGGCTCTCACACCAAAGTTAACTGTTTGAGATATCCCGCATGACATCGAGCTGATTGTGTTTACTTAATGAGATTTTTGGCAAGCGGCTCAGCTTGTGCACTTGGGTTTGAAGGAACAGTGCAGTCTGACCCAGactcacttttttattttttattttattttattttttcactgatCAGACAGTGAAGAATGATGTACATGCTATGCAATGCATTCTCTTTATGTTCTGTTCAATTAATAAAAGGGGGGCAAAAAAGCCCTTAAAGCTGGTGTCATTTCTGAGTAGTCGCTACACCTTTCTATGGGGGGGGGGATGAATAGAGCACTTGATCATCATGGTATAACACACAGTTAAACTTCAAGGAATCAATCTGTCCAGTAAGGAAGCAGAATCCATTGTACACCAGTTCACTTTCCTTGGTGCAAATGAAAGTGACAAGTGCTCTGGAGTGGAAACAACTGCAAAATAAGGAAGCTTCTTGCTAGTTTCCCCATCACTCCTGGTAGCTGGAGGTTAGACAGgtagtccagctcctccagggtgtgtgtgtgtgtgtgtgtgtgtgtgtgtgcgctgttgCAAGAAAATTTAGTGTGTGTCTGAGAACGGTTTCCAGTGTGTGAAGATCTGAGGAGAGCTAGGCAGGACTTATTTTGTGCAAGCATGAGTGCTGCTAGAGtcctacaaaatgacctccagctggCTACTTGTCTGCATGTTTCTGACCAAAATGGGAAGTAACAGACTTGGCATGATGTCCTGACATCATTTAGTGGGACTGAAGTTCTCAGACCAGTACCATGCAGCTTAGTGTGCATTCTCTTAGTAACACCAGAATTGCCAGGCCCAACACTGGCACCCCATTCtcttgcacaaaggagcagatactggtGCTGCTGGGTTACCTCCCTCTCTTCCTGTGTAATGGGCCCTCTCGTGGGATCTCTGCAACACTTTTGAGACAGTAAACATTCCTGCAACAGCATACATTGATGTGCCATTTTTGGAGGACCTGGTCTACCTGTGCAGCCTGAATGGGCTGCAGGTACTGTCTCATGTTACCAGTAGTGATAAGGATGCAAGCAAAAAGCAGGGTTAGAGAGAAATCAGGCAGCAGGGAAAAGGAGAGAGCAATGGTTCTGTGGGCAccacctgtaaaaccattccCTCTTAGGGGGGTTGTCTTGTAATTTTTCCCCTAATCGGTGAACCTCGTAACTTTCATGTTTACCAAAGCAAGCATAATGAATTCACAAAACTCGATAGACTGATATGCCTtaagtttaactgactttgtGTAATACCGTGATCATTAAGTGCGccgttaattaaaaaaaaaaaaagaagtttcctttatttattgaacggcgtatacaATGAGCTTACATGAGGacaatttttaaacattttctagGTTTCTTGCTGGAGGTGAACAGAGGTCGCACCATAGGTATCTGTGTGCCCCCAATTGGACAAATGATGAACtacactgcagtttaaaaaactCTTGGTATGTTCACTGTGGTCATGGTGCAACAGTTACTGAGAGGTTTGCCTCAGATTTATGCTTCTTTTCAAATGTGAGTGTTATTGACACAAACCAAAGCATTCAGGCAGTGTCAGCCTTGTATAGAGAGATTCATGCTATAAACTGACACTGTGGCTCTGAAGTGAAAATCTAAATGACTTCAGCAATTTTTCAAGCACTTTTTTAATCATTGCAGAAAGACAACTGTTTCaagttacaaataaaaaaaaaagaaaaagtaacgtTTTCCCCCCATGAAAtgaacacacacccacacacacatgaaataaTTTACGTTTTATCAcacattgttaaataaataatatttatacaaatgtgtaatttttttaaattttactcaGAAAGCTGATTTAGCACGCTGTGCTTCTCCCAATGCAGAATTGCACATACAGTACTGCCCTGCTCCTCAGGGTATACAGGTTATGGAGTAGTTCAGCATGTGGAAACATGACAGGTGTGACTGGCAAAGGCATTGCACTGCCCTCAAAGCAACAATACACCGGCATCATCTTAAGGCCATTATAAATGGTTTAGCCTGTGTGCGTTTGTATAACCTGCAcgatcctcctcttcctcagtaACCTGCTTGCAAACCTGCTGCCCATGCTACATCAAAAAGAAGCCGGTGTATTGATGCTTTGAGAGTACAGAAAGAAGGCGATGTTAATGATACATTCCCATCTTGTTTTTGTGATAGTAAGTCAAAGAACTGATATTGTCGAAATatttttcttcccactcccACATtcttgcaggtttttttttactactatCATGCGGACATGATCTACAGTCTGTGCCCCGTTGTAACAAGTAATAAGCACCAATAAAAACTTTCCAATTTAAACTCCTACTATAGTCTCTGTTGTGTGACACTACACAAAATCTACATTAGTTCAAATAAAATCATGAAGTTGGTTGCATACTAGTAACATTGTACCACGTCGTCACCTTTTGCATCCTTCCTCCgtagttttaaaaataatatggcATGGTGTGAAAGTCATCTGTAATATAATATTTCAAACAGTGTTTTCAGGTGGTCCTTCAGTGAAGCTGATGCAGCTCTCTGTTTTGCTAACACTTCTTTAAACAGCTAATGAGTTAATGAGTAGTCAGTGAGCAATGAGTTATGCCTACCACAGTTGGCCCCTTATCTCTTAAAATCTACTCTAATACTTTTTAATAATCATTCAGCTTTGgcaaaaatgttactttttgtttgttcttccaGTGCTGTTTCAGAcagaaatccagaaaaaaacctCTCAGACCACCACCGGCCAGAGAAATGCTGGAAATGCTGAGGATCGCCAGTTGTTTATGAGGTGTAGCCGGGGAAAATAGTTGCCACTGTACACTTCAACATCTGTAAATTCAAACAAAGAAGCTCTAAGAATTTTATGGCTTCTGTGCACTTACAACTTTGGGGATTTTCAGAGGTATGAATGAAGAAGAAAGTTGCGAAGAAAGGCAAAAAGAAGAGTTACCAGCGTTAGTAAATGTCACAGAGAGGAACATTTTCTCTTTCAGAGTTCTGAATAATCCACTCAATAGCATCCCAACCCTACAGattcacagagagaaagaaaggttAAAAACAAGACCAAGGCCCAGTGAACATCCTGGTGGGGTTGTAAACCACTGACTGTGCTTCTGCCAGAGTGGTAAAGAAACTAGCAGAGAGAGCAGAGGCCCACTTAGAAGACATGCAAAGACTGTATTATTTGAATCTGCATTCATCATCAAATCAGGGtgcaaaagacaaataaaaagagaaacataTTATGTGTTACCTTCCTGGCGTTAGCTGACATACTCCTGGCCATCATGGCTTCCAGGTAGCTGCCCAGACTGACTCCCTTCACTGTAATGATGGCTTCCTGGGTCAGGACAGTCCtgagcagagagagcacaggcGATGGCAGAGACatcgttaaacagaaaaacattaccGTAACATCttgtttctgcaaaaaaataGTGTCACGTTGATTCTGGCTCCTATCTCTTAGCCCTTTAAAAATGGACTGATGGTATTCATTCtaaacacatgcaaataaaataaaagttagaCTACTTACACCTCAGGATTTTCTGGGTGTGGTCTATAAAGAAGCCTCTCATCCACAGATATGAGGTTAGTTAGAGTGATCTGGAAAATAAAAGGGTAGATGGTGACAAAGTCTGTGCCACACTttgtttaaaagcatttatCAAGCTGCAAGCCTCCATATTAACTTACATTTGTTGAGCACAACTCCATCTTTTTCTCCTCTGGATCAACTATGGAATGTTCCTTCACATAGGTCTGTGTCTGGTTGGTTCCCAGTATCTACAGACAGAAATATACAGCACAGACACACTAAATCACACCAGCAATCAAACCTGTACTGGCAACAGCCTAATTACTACAAACACTTCATTCACCTGAAGTGTTTGTAGTCACTTCAGGTGAATGAATTGTTGTGCTGTCATTCCTTTGAAACACGGAACCCCTGCAAGACATTGAGAACCATTTCATATATCTGTATCTGCTGATGACTGACCGCTCTGACGATAGCCGGTAGGCCCCACTCTGTGCTGAGGAGTCTGTGGCTGTGAAGCCGGCCCTCTGTGTCCAGACTGCGGTCCAACACGTCCACCCCGATCACATTAGGGTTCATGGGATTGGGGTACTTCCTCATAGCAGCCTTGATCACCGTCTCCCAAGGGTAACTGCACACAGACCAGGACAAGATAACGTTTAAATGTGGTTACAACAGCAGCCATCAAAAATCTTCCATTGTTggtttctgaaagacacactcTGGCTTGGACAGGTGTGGTTAGTGATCATCCTTGaaacatcatcagtggcacgcctcCTGTTGTCAAGCCCACATAAAGACTTACCATCATGACTTAACATAGAGCAGACTGACTGGAGATATGGAGCCATGAGCTTCACCGTTTAAAGCACCGGGTTACATTAAGTTAAAGACAAGGACATGCCGGCTCAGTGTGCTGACCAACCTGAAAACATGCTCCGTGCTCcaaattttcattttatatgtcagtctgttgaccttaTCGCGGAACAAAACGCCCTTTTCACCGCACCATTATAATGAGGAACTAGCTCCAGTAATGGGAGAATGAGGCCTGTGATGACAGAAGCTCACGAACATCAATGCAGTGAGTCCAGGGAACACATCCCAGCTTTTCTCCGCATATCAGCTTCGCGTAAAAACTGCGCAAAACACCCTGCGATCCCCGCGTCACGGCGACGACAGGCAGATGGCCTGTAATGGATGAATTCAAGTAAATCGTCCCGCTAGGACACAAAAGAAGCCGGTGCAACTGCGGAGGCAAGTAGCGTCAAGTCACATAGTGAGATACAGGAGTCAGGTCGCACATTTCAGAATAAAATCCTCGCTCGAGTGTCCTGATCAGTCGACGACACTGGTTTTACCGACATCACGTAGAGTATGTGGACGATCTCATGGAGATATACAGTTCATAAACGTTAATTAGCATTAATCTTTTTATTAGTGTCAGAATTTTTCTATATGAATGTACTCGTAATGAACAGCGCCCTAAACTGCAATCATATCTCTTAATTTGTATCATTAATGGCGTTTATACAACTCTTTAATGCACTATGATGCAACACTTTCAATGAGTGTATTCCAATGAGATTTCTGCGAAGGGTACCGCTCTTCCTGTCTGACTCTGCTTGTGTCCGGCTGACTTGACTAAAGCTGGTGAAGCGCTTGTTGCTGCATCCGTCTCAATTTGTGCGCATGTGCAAAGCatccttccctcatccaccgaCAAGTGGCAGCAAAGGAGCGGGGTTGAGTCAAGTTGCACGAAGGAGATCGTAAACCTAACCGGAAATAAAGGGTAAGTCCTTTCCAATAAAAACCCAAAGTGCGCtattaaaaaggagaaaagaaaagaaaagaaaaatagaaaaacaacaaaccaaaccatatagacaataataataatattatttaatgattattattattattattattattaataataataataatgacaataataataataatacgctACGTCGAGATGAACgcaatcaacttttggagatttacttacctggatgattgagaatgcatcaagacgaaactattattattattataatattattataataatataagaTCATTGGGGTGGGGTGCAATCAGTTGGGAACAAAATcttattatttttgaaatataacCGGAAGTACAACATAATAACTGTTTGGATTTACGCTCGTGTTGTTGGTATTCATAGAAGCAGACGCGCAGTGGAGGCTAGTATGGTCCCTTAACGAGAATTTCGTGCCATTGCCGTTCATTCAGCGGCCCGTCTGTTTCACTCCAAATAACGGAACAATTCATCAGGTCACATAAAAGTCTATCAGGAGATTGGAGGTCGGATTAACGCGCATCGCGTGACCTTGCactaaatgtaaaaatagtgggattttcttttaaagcaccGACACGGTAAGGAAACGAGCATCCTCATCCGCGCGGAGGTGAAGGCGAGACAAATGTCGCTATTGTGGCCTACTGTGCGATGCATGCAGACGTTGAGTGTCAgatcatgtgttttgtggaaagCGTTGTTTTAATGGCGCATAGATACAATCAGCTGTGAGTTTTTGAGAGATCAGGCTGACAATAAGACTGCTCGTGCAGCCCGTGGTTGAAGGCCGGGATTGCATGCCGCAGAAAGCAAACCCGTGACACAGAGTGGGCTTTTTAAAACGCATGCAATAAAGCTTTTATCGCAATAAAAGCTTTTAGAGATATGCGTATTAAATACGAATCTTAACTTCCATATAAATTGCAATTATTGTCTTATTCTCTGATCGGTTTTTGTGTAGAGCGCGTGCAGGAATATGGCAGATGCTGCAGCATCGCTTGATCCGCTCCGGGCcggagagagaaaggggaggagagggaggtgggGGGTGGTGCACCTTTTTAGGAGCGTTAAATCACACCCTGCGTCTGAATGTGCAATCCACAGTCAGAGTATTTCATCCTGGCTCTCTTTACAGGAGATGAGGCATTTCATTGTAAAAGTATGTAAGGCATCTTCTCGTTCGAAGAGTCACCAGGTTGGCTGTTGGTCGTGTTCAAACCAAAAATCTGCTGACACATGCGCTCTACCAGCCTGTGTTCCCAGCTTTTGTGCGCAATGAACCCT
The DNA window shown above is from Astatotilapia calliptera chromosome 11, fAstCal1.2, whole genome shotgun sequence and carries:
- the prelid3a gene encoding PRELI domain containing protein 3A isoform X1; amino-acid sequence: MKIWSTEHVFSYPWETVIKAAMRKYPNPMNPNVIGVDVLDRSLDTEGRLHSHRLLSTEWGLPAIVRAILGTNQTQTYVKEHSIVDPEEKKMELCSTNITLTNLISVDERLLYRPHPENPEVTVLTQEAIITVKGVSLGSYLEAMMARSMSANARKGWDAIEWIIQNSERENVPLCDIY
- the prelid3a gene encoding PRELI domain containing protein 3A isoform X2, which translates into the protein MRKYPNPMNPNVIGVDVLDRSLDTEGRLHSHRLLSTEWGLPAIVRAILGTNQTQTYVKEHSIVDPEEKKMELCSTNITLTNLISVDERLLYRPHPENPEVTVLTQEAIITVKGVSLGSYLEAMMARSMSANARKGWDAIEWIIQNSERENVPLCDIY